A single window of Crassostrea angulata isolate pt1a10 chromosome 8, ASM2561291v2, whole genome shotgun sequence DNA harbors:
- the LOC128161175 gene encoding globin-like isoform X1: MVIQIEKMTENNNTKDPVTGLTEEEVIAVEDSWSMLYRREHRKENGVKLFMNLYSLHPATIAKFPLFKGKTLEEISKHPKLPAHAMSVMYALASYIDNLHDTDLLVELVKKTAVSHIGRGVGSEYFKLLSDVVPAWMKEVLEEECTPLMLSSWGKLLGIVVAVVSGEEQNMTS; encoded by the exons ATGGTCATTCAG atagAGAAAATGACCGAAAACAACAACACAAAAGACCCGGTTACTGGGTTAACGGAAGAGGAAGTGATTGCAGTCGAAGACAGCTGGAGCATGCTCTATCGCAGAGAGCACCGGAAGGAGAACGGCGTCAAACTCTTTATGAA TTTGTATTCACTTCATCCAGCAACAATAGCGAAATTCCCACTGTTCAAGGGTAAAACACTAGAGGAAATTTCTAAGCATCCGAAACTTCCAGCGCATGCGATGTCCGTCATGTACGCCTTGGCCTCGTACATTGATAACTTACACGATACCGATCTTCTAGTGGAGCTCGTCAAGAAAACAGCGGTCAGCCATATTGGACGTGGAGTGGGCTCGGAATACTTTAAG CTGCTTTCTGACGTAGTTCCGGCGTGGATGAAAGAGGTTCTGGAGGAGGAATGCACCCCCTTAATGCTGTCCTCCTGGGGAAAACTTCTCGGTATTGTCGTGGCAGTAGTGAGCGGGGAGGagcaaaacatgacgtcataa
- the LOC128161175 gene encoding globin-like isoform X2 has translation MTENNNTKDPVTGLTEEEVIAVEDSWSMLYRREHRKENGVKLFMNLYSLHPATIAKFPLFKGKTLEEISKHPKLPAHAMSVMYALASYIDNLHDTDLLVELVKKTAVSHIGRGVGSEYFKLLSDVVPAWMKEVLEEECTPLMLSSWGKLLGIVVAVVSGEEQNMTS, from the exons ATGACCGAAAACAACAACACAAAAGACCCGGTTACTGGGTTAACGGAAGAGGAAGTGATTGCAGTCGAAGACAGCTGGAGCATGCTCTATCGCAGAGAGCACCGGAAGGAGAACGGCGTCAAACTCTTTATGAA TTTGTATTCACTTCATCCAGCAACAATAGCGAAATTCCCACTGTTCAAGGGTAAAACACTAGAGGAAATTTCTAAGCATCCGAAACTTCCAGCGCATGCGATGTCCGTCATGTACGCCTTGGCCTCGTACATTGATAACTTACACGATACCGATCTTCTAGTGGAGCTCGTCAAGAAAACAGCGGTCAGCCATATTGGACGTGGAGTGGGCTCGGAATACTTTAAG CTGCTTTCTGACGTAGTTCCGGCGTGGATGAAAGAGGTTCTGGAGGAGGAATGCACCCCCTTAATGCTGTCCTCCTGGGGAAAACTTCTCGGTATTGTCGTGGCAGTAGTGAGCGGGGAGGagcaaaacatgacgtcataa
- the LOC128159228 gene encoding uncharacterized protein LOC128159228: MREKTEAKLKEIQNMDIIEPVEGPSSWVRPIAVTPKQSGDIRLCVDMTQANEAIIKERHPIPTIDEILNELNGSYSLCDKNALHVSGRCYWKITEYLNFFNAHKRCQAEGGILAEIPDQEAQTEIMVFFYLPRDIWIGVNDIKEEGKFVNMLNETVSYTNWDWTSGEPNNKDPVAADVGDCVRISHGRWFDTGCFRTFHALCSQRHNIECKCPCAIMKNRVIIKNEAELLTKIDNMKKELTVNKSLLSSSIRKRTSAVDPRPSASIVGGTISVVIIATFVGFIALSDLTRVINFCWKTILKRWNNIKRATQEEKV; the protein is encoded by the exons ATGCGGGAGAAGACCGAGGCAAAACTCAAGGAGATACAAAACATGGATATCATTGAGCCAGTCGAGGGACCGTCATCTTGGGTCAGGCCGATTGCTGTCACACCGAAGCAATCTGGAGATATTCGTCTGTGCGTTGATATGACGCAAGCTAATGAGGCCATTATTAAAGAGAGACACCCAATACCTACCATTGATGAGATCCTGAACGAGCTGAATGGGAGTT aTAGCTTGTGTGATAAAAATGCCCTACATGTGAGCGGCCGATGTTATTGGAAGATAACCGAATACCTAAATTTTTTCAATGCACACAAACGCTGTCAAGCTGAGGGTGGGATACTGGCCGAGATTCCGGATCAAGAGGCACAGACAGAAATAat GGTTTTTTTCTACTTGCCACGGGATATTTGGATCGGTGTGAATGACATCAAAGAAGAAGGGAAGTTCGTAAACATGCTAAATGAAACAGTCAGCTATACAAATTGGGATTGGACTTCGGGTGAACCAAACAATAAAGACCCTGTGGCTGCTGATGTTGGTGATTGTGTAAGAATTTCACACGGAAGATGGTTTGACACAGGGTGTTTTAGGACATTTCATGCGCTTTGTTCACAAAGACACAACATCG AGTGTAAGTGTCCCTGTGCAATAATGAAGAATCGGGTCATTATCAAAAACGAGGCAGAGTTACTAACGAAGATTGACAACATGAAAAAGGAACTCACCGTCAATAAATCATTGTTGTCTAGCTCCATCCGGAAGAGGACTTCCGCCGTAGATCCGCGACCGTCCGCCTCCATCGTCGGCGGTACAATAAGCGTCGTTATCATCGCAACATTCGTCGGTTTTATCGCCCTGAGTGATCTCACTCGGGTGATTAACTTCTGCTGGAAAACCATCTTAAAACGTTGGAATAATATAAAAAGAGCGACACAAGAAGAAAAGGTTTAG